The following coding sequences lie in one Mycteria americana isolate JAX WOST 10 ecotype Jacksonville Zoo and Gardens chromosome 15, USCA_MyAme_1.0, whole genome shotgun sequence genomic window:
- the DYNLL2 gene encoding dynein light chain 2, cytoplasmic has protein sequence MSDRKAVIKNADMSEDMQQDAVDCATQAMEKYNIEKDIAAYIKKEFDKKYNPTWHCIVGRNFGSYVTHETKHFIYFYLGQVAILLFKSG, from the exons ATGTCTGACAGAAAGGCTGTGATCAAGAATGCGGACATGTCCGAGGACATGCAGCAGGATGCTGTAGACTGTGCTACACAGGCAATGGAGAAGTACAACATAGAAAAGGACATTGCAGCATATATAAAGAAG gaaTTTGACAAGAAATACAACCCAACTTGGCACTGCATTGTTGGCAGAAACTTTGGCAGCTATGTAACACATGAGACAAAGCACTTCATCTATTTTTACTTGGGTCAGGTTGCAATTCTTCTCTTCAAGTCTGGATAG